One part of the Streptomyces lydicus genome encodes these proteins:
- a CDS encoding DUF6314 family protein — protein MSSNESAPQPAHRGVREPEPYPVADAAGYLAGRWSVERTVRDLRTGTQGDFRGTAAFRPDAAGETGDAALLHVEEGRLTWDGTAYPASRTLRLRPRPDGTAEVDFADGRPFHDLDLSTGRWSAVHPCAADRYEGTFTAVTADEWHLEWRVTGPAKDQLLRTVYRRLG, from the coding sequence ATGTCGTCGAACGAGTCCGCGCCGCAGCCGGCGCACCGGGGCGTACGGGAGCCGGAGCCGTACCCGGTGGCCGATGCCGCCGGCTACCTCGCCGGACGCTGGAGCGTCGAACGCACCGTCCGTGATCTGCGGACCGGCACGCAGGGCGACTTCCGTGGGACCGCCGCATTCCGGCCGGACGCGGCGGGGGAGACGGGGGACGCGGCGCTGCTGCACGTCGAGGAGGGCCGGCTGACGTGGGACGGCACGGCGTACCCGGCGAGCCGTACGCTGCGCCTGCGGCCCCGCCCCGACGGCACCGCCGAGGTCGACTTCGCCGACGGCCGGCCCTTCCACGACCTCGACCTTTCCACCGGCCGGTGGAGTGCCGTCCACCCGTGCGCCGCGGACCGCTACGAGGGCACCTTCACCGCCGTCACCGCCGACGAGTGGCACCTGGAATGGCGGGTCACCGGCCCGGCGAAGGACCAGCTGCTGCGGACGGTGTACCGGCGGCTCGGCTGA
- a CDS encoding class I SAM-dependent methyltransferase produces the protein MTTEKCEPSPEPGATAPGASPPGIEEMVRANQANWDARTPVHVASAFYGLDGSRSAEDWFAPFEWADLGEVTGRDVLHLQCHLGTETAAFAGRGAAHTVGLDFSAAAVTEARRLAGEAGLAMEFVRADVHDAVAALGGRRFDVVYTGKGALCYLPDLTAWAGVVNALLRPGGTFYLVEFHPLLDALGPGPSPDPERQQLLLHHDYLAGRGPLRSDSPATYTDGPPLQGATTSYEWRHGLGEVISAVVGAGLTVELVRETELLPWKRFDSMVRAENGWWRLPPSEPIIPLLYALRAVKPAEPSAG, from the coding sequence ATGACCACGGAGAAGTGTGAGCCGAGTCCGGAACCGGGGGCGACCGCACCGGGTGCGTCGCCGCCCGGCATCGAGGAGATGGTCCGCGCCAACCAGGCCAACTGGGACGCCCGTACCCCCGTGCACGTGGCCAGCGCGTTCTACGGGCTGGACGGCTCGCGGAGCGCCGAGGACTGGTTCGCGCCGTTCGAGTGGGCGGATCTCGGTGAGGTGACGGGCCGGGACGTGCTGCATCTCCAGTGCCATCTGGGCACCGAGACGGCCGCGTTCGCCGGGCGGGGCGCGGCGCACACGGTGGGGCTGGACTTCTCGGCGGCGGCCGTCACCGAGGCCCGGCGGCTGGCCGGCGAGGCGGGCCTGGCGATGGAGTTCGTCCGGGCGGACGTGCACGACGCCGTGGCGGCGCTCGGCGGCCGCCGGTTCGACGTGGTCTACACCGGCAAGGGGGCACTGTGCTACCTGCCGGACCTCACCGCCTGGGCGGGCGTCGTCAACGCGCTGCTCCGGCCCGGCGGAACGTTCTATCTGGTGGAGTTCCACCCGCTGCTCGACGCGCTGGGGCCGGGCCCGAGCCCGGACCCCGAGCGGCAGCAACTCCTTCTGCACCACGACTACTTGGCGGGCCGCGGCCCCCTCCGGAGCGACAGCCCGGCCACCTACACCGACGGTCCTCCCCTCCAGGGGGCGACGACCAGTTACGAGTGGCGGCACGGCCTCGGTGAGGTGATCTCGGCCGTGGTCGGCGCGGGGCTGACCGTCGAGCTGGTACGGGAGACCGAGCTGCTGCCCTGGAAACGGTTCGACTCCATGGTGCGGGCCGAGAACGGCTGGTGGCGACTGCCGCCGTCCGAGCCGATCATTCCGCTGCTGTACGCCCTGCGGGCGGTGAAGCCCGCGGAGCCGTCGGCGGGCTGA
- a CDS encoding aldehyde dehydrogenase family protein yields the protein MPELFIGGQWTAAANGQVREIRCPADGTLVATVDEGGPKDAAAAISAARTAFDDGPWPGTPAAERGRLVLRVAELLERDKDELARAESLDTGKRLVESEYDMDDIAACFRYFGNLGAAGGTDRVVDTGIAETASTVRHEPVGVCALITPWNYPLLQTAWKVAPAVVTGNTFILKPSELTPHTAIHLMRLLDEAGLPAGAGNLVLGTGQDVGAPLTEDPRVDMVSFTGGLLTGRRIMAAAAPTVKKIALELGGKNPNIVFADADFDTAVDYALMAIFLHSGQVCSAGARLLVQDELHDAFVDELVTRAQGIRLGGPFDEHARTGPLISAAHRAKVERYVAAGLEEGAVLLCGGAAPDDPSLSNGFYYLPTVLDECTPDMSVVRDESFGPVLTVERFRDEDEAVSLANDTVYGLAGAVWTQDSGRAHRVARRLRAGTVWINDFHPYVPQAEWGGMKQSGIGRELGPAGLAEYQEAKHIWRNTEPRPQRWFE from the coding sequence ATGCCGGAGCTGTTCATCGGCGGTCAGTGGACCGCAGCGGCCAACGGGCAGGTGCGGGAGATCCGCTGCCCCGCGGACGGCACCCTGGTCGCGACCGTGGACGAGGGCGGGCCGAAGGACGCCGCCGCGGCGATCAGCGCGGCCCGTACCGCCTTCGACGACGGGCCCTGGCCCGGGACGCCGGCCGCCGAGCGCGGCCGGCTGGTGCTGCGCGTCGCCGAGCTGCTGGAGCGCGACAAGGACGAGCTGGCCAGGGCGGAATCGCTGGACACCGGCAAGCGGCTGGTGGAGAGCGAGTACGACATGGACGACATCGCCGCCTGCTTCCGCTACTTCGGCAATCTGGGCGCGGCCGGCGGCACCGACCGGGTCGTGGACACCGGCATCGCGGAGACGGCCAGCACGGTGCGGCACGAGCCGGTCGGCGTCTGCGCGCTGATCACCCCGTGGAACTACCCGCTGCTGCAGACCGCCTGGAAGGTCGCCCCCGCGGTGGTCACCGGCAACACCTTCATCCTGAAGCCCAGTGAACTGACCCCGCACACCGCCATCCATCTGATGCGGCTGCTGGACGAGGCCGGGCTGCCCGCCGGCGCCGGCAACCTGGTGCTGGGCACCGGCCAGGACGTCGGCGCGCCGCTGACCGAGGACCCCAGGGTGGACATGGTGTCGTTCACCGGCGGGCTGCTCACCGGGCGGCGGATCATGGCGGCGGCCGCGCCCACGGTGAAGAAGATCGCGCTGGAACTGGGCGGCAAGAACCCGAACATCGTCTTCGCGGACGCCGATTTCGACACCGCCGTCGACTACGCGCTGATGGCGATCTTCCTGCACTCGGGCCAGGTCTGCTCGGCGGGCGCCCGCCTCCTCGTCCAGGACGAGCTGCACGACGCGTTCGTCGACGAGCTGGTCACCCGCGCCCAGGGGATCCGGCTCGGCGGGCCGTTCGACGAGCACGCCCGGACCGGACCGCTGATCTCCGCGGCGCACCGCGCGAAGGTCGAGCGGTACGTCGCGGCCGGGCTGGAGGAGGGCGCGGTGCTGCTCTGCGGCGGCGCGGCGCCCGACGACCCGTCGCTGTCGAACGGCTTCTACTACCTGCCGACGGTGCTGGACGAGTGCACCCCGGACATGTCGGTGGTGCGCGACGAGTCGTTCGGCCCGGTGCTGACCGTCGAGCGGTTCCGCGACGAGGACGAGGCGGTCTCGCTCGCCAACGACACGGTGTACGGGCTGGCCGGGGCGGTGTGGACGCAGGACAGCGGGCGTGCGCACCGGGTCGCGCGGCGGCTGCGCGCGGGGACGGTGTGGATCAACGACTTCCACCCGTATGTGCCGCAGGCCGAGTGGGGCGGGATGAAGCAGTCGGGCATCGGGCGGGAGCTGGGCCCCGCCGGGCTGGCGGAGTACCAGGAGGCCAAGCACATCTGGCGCAATACGGAGCCGCGGCCGCAGAGGTGGTTCGAGTGA